AGACATAGCAGGGACACCAGGAATTTTACTATTATCCGCAAAAAACAGTGTTCAATTATCAGAAGGACTTATTGTTGCAAAACGCCATATTCATATGACGCCTGCTGATGCAGAAAAACAACAAGTATCCCAAAGTGAAATTGTTCAAGTGAAAATTAACGGTGACAGACCACTAATTTTTGATGATGTTGTTGTTCGGATTAGCCCTGATTTTGCTACATATATGCACATTGATTATGACGAAGCCAACGCATGTGGTTTTAAAAAGGGAATTCGAGGTCAAATAATCAAGAAAACAAAGGCTAAATGAGTATGGAACTAGAAGCACTCATAAAAGCTGTCACCGAGGAAGTCATGAGACGATTACAACTTCCAGAGAAAAAAATGATTATCATGGGACAAGATTCAGAACACACTCTCAGACAGTGTTATCTAAAAGAATATCAAGTTTCGCTTTATGATCGTTCTGAACGCGAATGTGACATTTTACTACTGGAAGAATTGGATATCGCTGAATTAGCTCGAATAAGTTTGTTTGCACCGATGAATAAAAAAGAACAATTTATTACAGATCACCTTTTAGCAGGGCGGCCTACTTGGATAATGAAGAGTGGCATCAAAGCGCATGCTTACAAACGTTCCGCTAAATATGGTATCAGACAACTTTTTCAAGAATATGAGGAGAAACTGAGCCGATTTGGTGTCGAATTTATCGAAAGTCCGGTAAAAGAGACCAAAGAAAGTAAAGTCATCACCGAACAGGATGTTGAAAAACTTACTAAGAACAAAAGCGAATTCATTTTGCCTAAAGGAAGTTTCTTAACACCACTTGCAAAAGATTACTTACAGGAAAAACGAATTAGCATTAAAGAAAGTTAGGAAGGAAGAGCGGCATGCAAATTGGAAAAGTTACCGGGAGTTTATGGGCAACAAGAAAAGACGAAAAACTGAATGGTTTAAAACTACTACTAGTAGAGATTTGTACCGATGAAACGGAAGATGTAAGACATTCCATAGTGGCAGCTGATAATGCCGGAGCAGGAAACGGCGACCTTGTGCTTGTTACAACTGGTAGCGCAGCACGAGCATCCACTGGGGACAACACGATCCCAGTGGACGCATGTATCGTCGGCATTATCGACTCGGTAGAACGTTATGGCTGAACAGTCCTTAGGTATTCTTGAACTCAGGAGTATAAGTAAAGGGTACGAAATGGCCGATGTTTTCTTGAAAGCAGGCAATGTAACTTTATTTACTTTTCGTCCGACATGTCCTGGTAAATTTTTGATTATTTTGCAAGGCGCTTCCGGTGAACTTACTAGTGCGATGCAAGATGCAAAAGAAGAAGCTGGCAAATTTCATGTTTCTTCTTATATTTTGCATATGGCGCACGAAGAAATACTTGCTTTTCTAAACAATAAACACCCTAAAGTCGAAGTGGACGCAGTAGGAATTATCGAAATCAGTCAGTTAGGTGCTGGGTTAAATGCAGTGAATGAAGCGCTGAAAAAATCAGCTATACATTTGAAACGGATGACGCTCGGTGCTTCGATTGGTGGAAAATTTGTGGCTGTTTTTACAGGGGAAGTTAGTGCTATTCAAGAAGGGATGCGGATTCTAATCGAAACCGCCGAACCAAAAAAGGTGATACATCATACGGTCATTCCTTCTCCTGATGAACTTTTAAAACGCTATCTATAGAATGGAGGAACACTTTTGAGCATTAATGAAATTATTATTTATTTAATGGTAATCTTTATGATTCTAGGAGCCATTGACAAAATTATCGGCAACAAATTTGGCTTAGGTGCACAATTTGAAGAAGGTATTATGGCAATGGGATCGCTAACTCTAGCAATGGTCGGTATCATTACATTAGCGCCAGTTTTAGCGAAAATTTTAAGCCCGATTGTTGTACCAATTTATACGGCGCTTGGGGCTGACCCGGCAATGTTTGCAACAACATTACTTGCGAATGATATGGGTGGTTTCGCACTAGCTCAAGAACTAGCGCTAACACCTGATGCTGGTCTATTTGCGGGAGCTATTCTAGGGTCCATGATGGGACCTACTATTGTTTTCACGATTCCAGTAGCACTAGGAATTATTAAAAAAGAAGATCATAAATATTTAGCAACTGGGGTATTATCTGGGATTATCACGATTCCAATCGGTTGTTTAATCGGTGGTCTGATTGCTGGTTTCTCTCCAATCATGATTTTCAAAAACTTAGTACCAATTATTCTTGTAGCTGCACTTATTATGTTAGGTCTTTGGTTCAAACCAGAAGGCATGATTAAAGGCTTCACGATTTTTGGAAAAGGGGTAGTAATCGTTGCTACTATCGGTCTTGTAGCAGGAGCTATTCAACAACTTACTGGTTTAACTATTATTCCAGGAATTGCACCAATTGGTGAAGGTATTGAAATCGTAGGTGGAATTGCACTAGTACTTGCTGGAGCATTCTGTTTAGTATTCGTTATTACGAAAGTTTTCAACAAGCCACTGATGAAAATGGGTAAATTACTTGGTATGAATGAAGTTGCGGCAGCTGGCATGGTTGCTACACTTGCAAATAGTATCCCAATGTTCCAAATGCTGAAAGATATGGATGAGCGCGGTAAAATTATTAACGTTGCTTTTGCAGTATCTGCGGCCTTTGTTTTAGGTGATCATCTAGGCTTTACGGCTGGTGTTGCTAAAGATATGATCTTCCCAATGATTGTTGGGAAATTAGTCGGAGGGGTAACTGCTGTTGGTGTTGGTATCTACATGGCTAACCGAATGATGAAAAAAAATAAAACAAAAGAACAAACGGCGGTGAAAGATAATGGCTGATATTAGTAAAGAATTAATCGAACAATTGGTCAAACAAGTTGTTTTAGAAAAAATGGGCCAAAGTTCCAAACACGTTGATCCAAGTGGTATTCTATCGATTAAACTTCCTGTAGTGAAAGTTTCAGAAGAAGATCGATTAGATACAGGAAAGCCAGGCGATGTTGTTTATACAAAAGACTTAG
The sequence above is drawn from the Listeria monocytogenes genome and encodes:
- a CDS encoding TIGR02536 family ethanolamine utilization protein, whose protein sequence is MSMELEALIKAVTEEVMRRLQLPEKKMIIMGQDSEHTLRQCYLKEYQVSLYDRSERECDILLLEELDIAELARISLFAPMNKKEQFITDHLLAGRPTWIMKSGIKAHAYKRSAKYGIRQLFQEYEEKLSRFGVEFIESPVKETKESKVITEQDVEKLTKNKSEFILPKGSFLTPLAKDYLQEKRISIKES
- a CDS encoding EutN/CcmL family microcompartment protein translates to MQIGKVTGSLWATRKDEKLNGLKLLLVEICTDETEDVRHSIVAADNAGAGNGDLVLVTTGSAARASTGDNTIPVDACIVGIIDSVERYG
- a CDS encoding ethanolamine utilization microcompartment shell protein, with translation MAEQSLGILELRSISKGYEMADVFLKAGNVTLFTFRPTCPGKFLIILQGASGELTSAMQDAKEEAGKFHVSSYILHMAHEEILAFLNNKHPKVEVDAVGIIEISQLGAGLNAVNEALKKSAIHLKRMTLGASIGGKFVAVFTGEVSAIQEGMRILIETAEPKKVIHHTVIPSPDELLKRYL
- the eutH gene encoding ethanolamine utilization protein EutH, whose amino-acid sequence is MSINEIIIYLMVIFMILGAIDKIIGNKFGLGAQFEEGIMAMGSLTLAMVGIITLAPVLAKILSPIVVPIYTALGADPAMFATTLLANDMGGFALAQELALTPDAGLFAGAILGSMMGPTIVFTIPVALGIIKKEDHKYLATGVLSGIITIPIGCLIGGLIAGFSPIMIFKNLVPIILVAALIMLGLWFKPEGMIKGFTIFGKGVVIVATIGLVAGAIQQLTGLTIIPGIAPIGEGIEIVGGIALVLAGAFCLVFVITKVFNKPLMKMGKLLGMNEVAAAGMVATLANSIPMFQMLKDMDERGKIINVAFAVSAAFVLGDHLGFTAGVAKDMIFPMIVGKLVGGVTAVGVGIYMANRMMKKNKTKEQTAVKDNG